The sequence below is a genomic window from Micromonospora aurantiaca ATCC 27029.
GGACCTCGACCAGCTCGATCACCGCCACCGGCCGGCCGTCGGAGTCGATCACCGCCGAGCGGGTGCCGACGGCCGGTAGCGGCTCACCGTCGATCTCGTAGTCCTGGAGCAGGCCGGTGGTGGTGGTCTTGCTCCCGTCGAGCACCGCGGCGACGAGCTGGTCGCGCAGCGGGCCGGGGAAGGCGAACTCGAAGGTGGGCAGCTCGGCGTCCATGCGCGGCAGCGTAGCGGTCAGCGGCGGCGCAGCGCCGGGTCGAGCAGGGCGGGCGGGGTGTCGTACTTCTCCTCCGGGGCCAGGTCGACGCCGGGGGCGACGATCGCGTCGATCGCGTCCAGGACGTCGGCGTCCAGGACGGTGCCCGCGGCGGCGAGCTGGCTGTGCAGGTGTTCCGGCGTGCGCGGACCGATGATCGCGCTGGTCACGGCGGGGTGCGCGGTGACGAAGCCGAGTGCGAGCTGGATCAGCGTGAGTCCTGCTTCGTCGGCGACACCGGCCAGCCGTTCCACCGCGTCGAGCCGGGCCTGGTTGGCCGGGACCGTGGGGTCGAAGCGCTGCGGCATGAACGTGGACCGGTGGGTGGTGATCTCGCGGCCGGCCCGGATCGCCCCGGAGAGCCAGCCCGAGGCGAGCGGGCTCCAGACCAGGACGCCGAGCCCGTAGTGCTGTGTGACCGGCAGGACGTGTGCCTCGATGCCGCGTTGCAGGATCGAGTAGCTGGGCTGCTCGGTGACGTACCGGCCGAGGTGGTGCTCGCGGGCCGCCCACTGCGCCTCGACCAGGCGGTGGGCCGGGTAGGTGGAGGTGCCGAAGTACCGGATCTTGCCGGCCTGCCGCAGGTCGGTCAGCGCCGACAGCGTCTCCTCGTCGCTGGTGGCCGGATCCCAGCGGTGGATCTGGTAGAGGTCCACGTGGTCGACGCCGAGCCGGCGCAGGCTGTCCTCCAGTGCGGTGACCAGCCAGCGCCGGGAGCCGCCCCGGCGGTTGCGCTCCTCGCCCATGGGCAGGGCGGCCTTCGTCGCCAGCACCACGTCGTCGCGGCGGCCGGCGATCGCTCGGCCGACCATCTCCTCGGAGATCCCGTTGCCGTAGGCGTCGGCGGTGTCGATCAGGTTGATCCCGGCGTCGAGTGCGGCCCCGACGAGCGCGGTGGCCTCGTCCTGGGTGGTGCGCCCGATCGGGCCGAGGTTCATGGCGCCCAGCGCGAGCGTGCTGACCTGTACGCCGGTGCGGCCCAGGGTGCGGTACTGCATGGGGTGTCCCTCCGGTGGCCGCGACGGGCGCGGCCTGACTCGGTGATCTCTCGTCCCGCCTGGCATGATGGCCATGCGGAACATTGCTCCGGTAACGATACGGAACGCTGTTCCGTTTGACAACCGCAGTCCAGGAGAGGACGCCGAACGTGACCGACACCACCGGGCCGGGCCGACGCCGGGCCGACGCGCGGCGCAACCAGCGCTCGCTGCTCGACGCCGCCGCCGCGGTGTTCGTCGCCTCCGGCGTCGAGGCCCCGGTACGCGACATCGCCGCCGCCGCAGGCGTCGGCGTGGGTACGGTCTACCGGCACTTCCCGACCCGCGCCGACCTCGTGGTCGCGGTGTACCGGCACCAGGTCGAGGCGTGCGCCGAAGCCGGCCCGGTCTGCCTGGCGCAGGCACCCACCCCGTACGCCGCGCTGACCCGGTGGATCGACCAGTTCGTCGACCTGCTGGTCACCAAGCACGGGCTCGCCGCGGCGCTGCGCGCGGACAGCGGGCAGTTCGACGCGCTGCACGGCTACTTCGTCGACCGGCTGGTGCCGGTCTGCGCCGCTCTGCTGGACGCCGCGGCCGAGGCCGGCGAGATCCGCCGGGACGTCGACGCGTACCAACTGCTGCGCGGCGTCGGGAACCTCTGCATCGGCGCGGACAGCGATCCCCGCTACGACGCGCGCCGGCTGGTCGGCCTGCTGCTCGCCGGGCTGCGGTACCGGGACTGACCGCCTGCTCAGCCGGCGGGCGGCAGCCGCCGGTCGAGCCAGTCCAGCAGGACCCGTTCGTACTGCGGGCTGACGCTGTCCAGATCCTCGCCCTCGCCGAGCGTGGGGGCATGGTCGCAGCCGGCCAGCCGGGCCACCGTCAGCTCGGCGTCGCGCGCCGCCCGCCGCCACACCGCGAGGCTGTCCTCGATCGGGATCCACGCGTCGGTCTCGCCGTAGCAGAGCAGCACGGGGCACGTCAGCCGCGCCAGCACCGGCGCCGGGTCGTAGTCCATGTCGGTCCAGGTGCCGGGCGTCGCGGGCAGTTCGTTCGGCAGGAACGCCAGCGGGAACCACCGGCGGCGGGCCGCCGCGTCGATCGCCGCCTGTGCCTCCGCGCGCGGCACGTCGCCGCGCTGGAATCCCTCGGCGACGCGGCGCAGCTCGGCCAGCTCGGCGAGGTCGGCCGGGCCGTAGCCGTTGCGGCGGAGCTGCTCGGCGGTGCCGTGGCGCATCTGGACCGCGGGGCTCACCGCGCTGCACCCCACCAGCACCAGGAAGTCGACCGGGTGCCGGACGGCGGTCAGGGCCGCCGCCCACGCGCCCTGGCTGAAACCCCACAGCCCGACCGGCGGCGACCCGACGTGCCGGCGCAGCTCCGCCACGGCCGCCGACGCGTCCTCGGCCTGGTCGGCCAGCGGCACGTCGTGTCCGTCGATCCGAGGGCGGCGGTCGTAGCGCAGCACCGCGATCCCGGCCGGAGGCAGCAGCCGGGCCAGATGGGCGTAGAGGAAGTAGGAGTGCTGCTCGGCGTGCGAGCCGTGCAGCACCACCAGGCCGCCGCGTACCGGCCCGGCCGGCAGGTCGAGGACCGCCGGCAGGCCCGCCGTGCCGACTGTCGTCTCCATGCCGGGCAGTGAACCACGAACCGTCCCGCCCGGTGGTCCCGGCCGCCGTCCGGGACACCCGCGTGCGTACGCTGACCAGGTACGCCGCCGCGACCGTGGAGAACCGCCATGACCAGCCCCGCACCCCGTACCGTCCGGGTCGCCCGTCCCGAAGACGTGGCAGCCCTCGTCGACCTGATCGAGTCGGCGTACCGGGGTGAGCGCAGCCGGCAGGGCTGGACCCACGAGGCGGACCTGCTGGCCGGGCAGCGCACCGACCCGGCGATGGTGACCGCCGCGGTCACCGGCCCGGACGGCGTGGTGCTGGTCGCCGAGCAGGACGGCGACCTGGTGGCCTGCTGCCAGCTGGAGCGCCGCGACGACCACGTCTACTTCGGGATGTTCGCTGTCGCGCCCGGCCGGCAGGGCGGCGGCGTGGGCCGGGATCTGCTGGCCGAGGCCGAGCGCTACGCGGCCGAGCAGTGGCACGCCGGTGAGATGCGGATGACCGTGATCGTCCAGCGCGACGACCTGATCGGCTGGTACGAGCGGCGCGGTTACGTCCGCACCGGCGAGCTGAGCCCGTTCCCGTACGGCGACGAGCGGTTCGGCGTGCCGCTGCGGGCGGACCTGGCGTTCGAGACGCTGCGCAAGAAGCTCGGCTGACTCAGCCCGGCCGGTCGACGAGCGCGACCAGTTTCTTCGGGGCCAGCACGCAGTAGCTCTCGGTGAGCAGTTCGGCGACCTCGGTCCCGTCCGTGTCCGCGTCCAGCCGCAGGCCGACCACGTCGGCGGCCCAGTCCGGCTTGAAGAAGTGCGGCCCGGCCGCGAGCAGCCCGGCGATCTCGTCGCCGGGGGAGCGGAACGTCATCACGCAGACCGGCTCGTCGGTCGCCGCGGCCCGTGCGTACGCCGCCTGGTGGCCCGGGTCGACGGTGAGCACGTGGGCGAACGTGCGGCCGCGGACGCGCCACCGGACGCCCACCCAGGCCGCCTCCTCGTAGGTCTCCGGCAGGCCGAGGCAGACCGGCCGCAGGCGGTCGAGGTGCTCGGGCGGGACGTCTCCGGGGCCGGTCATGCGCGCAGGCTAGCCGCACCCCCCGACATTCCGGCCGCACCGGCGTGGCGGCGCCGCCGCCGCCCGTCCGACCGGGAAATGTCGTAGCCGGGGAGTACGACAGCGATGAGTTTCGGTGAGCCGCACGGTCATTGCGGGGAGAACCCCTCGGACGAGAGGACGAGACATGAGCGGCGTACGAGTACTGGTCGGAACGCGCAAGGGCGCGTTCATCCTGACCTCGGACGGCAAGCGCGACGACTGGACCGTCGACGGGCCGCACTTCGGCGGCTGGGAGATCTACCACCTGACAGGTTCGCCTGTCGAACCGGACCGGCTGTACGCGTCCCAGTCCGGCGGCTGGTTCGGGCAGCTGATCCAGCGCTCGGACGACGGCGGCCGGACCTGGACGACGGTCGGCAACGACTTCGCCTACAGCGGCGAGGTGGGGCAGCACCTCTGGTACGACGGCACTCCGCGGCCGTGGGAGTTCAAGCGGATCTGGCACCTGGAGCCCTCCCGCCACGACCCCGACACCGTGTACGCGGGCGGCGAGGACGCCGCCCTCTACCTGTCCACCGACGGCGGCCAGAAGTGGTCCGAGCTGACCGCCCTGCGACAGCACCCGACCGGCCCGTCCTGGCAGCCCGGCGCGGGCGGGATGTGCCTGCACACGATCCTGCTCGACCCGGCCGACCGGGACCGGATCTACGTCGCGATCTCGGCGGCGGGCGCGTTCCGCAGCGACGACGCCGGCGCGAGCTGGCTGCCGATCAACAAGGGGTTGCGCTCGGGCGAGATCCCGGACACCGACTCCGAGGTGGGGCACTGCGTGCACCGGCTCGCCCAGCATCCGTCCCGGCCGGACACGCTGTTCATGCAGAAGCACTGGGACGTCATGCGCACCGACGACGCCGGCGCGAACTGGCGGGAGGTCAGCGGCGACCTGCCGACGGACTTCGGCTTCCCGATCGCGGTGCACGCGCACGAGCCGGAGACGGTCTACGTGGTGCCGATCACCAGCGACTCGCTGCACTACCCGCCGGAGGGCAAACTGCGCGTCTACCGCAGCCGTACCGGCGGTGAGCACTGGGAACCGCTGACCGAAGGGCTGCCGCAGTCGCACTGCTACGTCAACGTGCTGCGCGACGCGATGGCCGTCGACACGCTCGACCCGTGCGGCGTCTACTTCGGCACCACGGGCGGTCAGGTCTACCACTCGGCCGACGGCGGCGACACGTGGGCGCCGATCGTGCGGGACCTGCCGGGCGTGCTCTCGGTCGAGGTCCAGGTGCTGCCGTGATCCGGGTGGTGCTGCCGGCGCACCTGAAGAACCTGGCGCACGTCACCGGCGAGGTCCGCGTCGAGGTGGCCGGGCCGCCCACCCAGCGGGAGGTGCTCGACGCGCTGGAGACCGCGTACCCGATGCTGCTCGGCACGATCCGCGACCGGCACAGCGGGAAGCGCCGGCCGTTCGTCCGCTTCTACGCCTGCGAGCTGGACCTCTCCAATGAGTCCCCGGACGACCCGTTGCCGGAGGAGGTGGTCGCCGGCAAGGAGCCGTTCATCGTGCTCGGCGCGATGGCGGGCGGTTGAGCGGCACGGCCGGTGGTCGAACGGCACGGCCGGGAACCGTGCTCGTCACCGCCACGTCTGACCGGCATGACCCGTCACGGATCCCGGACGTTTGGATGGACGATGGCCGCCGCGCTGGCTCTCGCCGGCTGCACCGCGTCACCGCCGGCCGCCGACCCGCCGCCCACCGGGCGGGTCGTACCGGCCGGCGGGCTGCGGCTGGTGGCTTTCGACGGCTGCGACGAGGCGCTGCGGCAGCTCCGCACGGCCGCGAAGGCGGCGGTCGGCCCGTGGGGTTTCGGCCCGGACGTACGCATGCAGTTCAGCGCGGAACGGGCGGCGGTCGGCGGCGCCGCCAAGGACGCGGCGTCGGCGTCCACGCCCGACTTCTCCGGCACCAACGTGCACGAGGCCGGCGTGGACGAACCGGACCTGGTCAAGACCGACGGGCGGCGGATCGTCACGGTCAGCCGGGGCGTGCTGTCGGTGGTCGATCCGGCGAGCCGCCGCGTGACCGGCCGGCTGGCGCTCGACCGCGATGCCGAGCGGTTCTCCGGCGACGAGGGGAGCCTGCTGCTGCACGGTGACCGGGCGCTCGTGCTGCTGCACGCCGGACGGACCGTCAAGGGCCCCGTACCGGACGGGCAGACGCGCCCGGGCGCGACCCCGCAGGCCCGGCTCGTCCTGGTGGACCTCGCCGGACCGCCCCGGGTGGTGGGGGAGTACCGGATGGACGGTCTCCTGGTCGACGCCCGGCAGTCCGGCGGGACCGCCCGTGTGGTGATCCGGTCCGCGCCCCGGCTCGACTTCCCGTACCCGTCCGGTCGCCGGACCGACGCCCAGCGGATCGCCGCCAACCGGGCGGTCATCGACAAGGCCACGCTCGACGACTGGCTGCCCCGCTACGAGATCCGCGACAGCGTCCGGACCGTCGGCACGGGGCGGGTCGGCTGCGACCGGGTCAACCGTCCGGCCGGATTCTCCGGCGCGTCGATGGTGACGGTGCTCAGCTTCGACCTGGGCGCGGCTGCGCTCGGTGCCGGTGACCCGGTCACCGTGGTCGCCGACGGCGACACCGTCTACAGCAACGGCGCACGCCTCTACGTCGCCAACGACCACCGCTGGCGGATGTGGCGGGGCGGACCGTCCGGGGCACGTGACACCAGCACCGAGATCTACCAGTTCGACACCGCGGCGGGCACACCACGCTTCGTCGCCGCCGGGTCCGTGCCCGGCTGGCTGATCAACCAGTACGCGCTGTCCGAGTGGGACGGTCACCTCCGGGTGGCGACCACGACGGGTGACACCTGGGGGCGCGGCACGTCCTCGCAGTCCGGCGTCTACGTGCTGCGCGCCGACGGTGCCACGCTGAAGCGGGTCGGCGCGGTGACCGGCCTGGGCAAGGGCGAGCGGATCTTCGCGGTGCGGTTCGTCGGCGGCACCGGGTACGTGGTCACGTTCCGGCAGACCGACCCGCTGTACGGCGTGGACCTGCGCGATCCGGCCGCGCCCCGGGTCACCGGCGAGTTGAAGATCAACGGGTACTCGGCGTACCTGCACCCGGCCGGCGACGGCCGCCTGATCGGGGTCGGGCAGGACGCGACGGACCGGGGACGGGTGACGGGCACCCAGGTGTCGCTGTTCGACGTGGCCGACCCGGCCCGTCCGGCGCGCATCGCCCAGCACCACGTCCCGGGCGGCTGGTCCGAGGCGGAGCACGACCCGCACGCGTTCCTGTACTGGGAGCCCGAGCGCCTGGTGGTGCTCCCGGTGCGGCAGCCGGGCGTGGTCACCGACCGCGCCGACGGCACCAGGCGCCCGCCGTCCGGCGGTGTGCTGGCGCTGCGCATCGGCGACAAGGGCTTCACAGCGGCCGGTGCCGTCGACCACCCGGGCGTCCTGGCCGACGGCGGCGAGTGGGCGCCGATCCGCCGCTCGCTGATGATCGACGGTGTGCTCTGGACGGTCTCCGACGCCGGTCTCAAGGCGACCGCCCTGTCCGGCATGACCACCCTGGGCTGGGTGCCGCTGACCTGACAACGACGGAGGAGGAAACCCGCCGCCGACGGACGGAACCGCCGGCCTGACGTCGACCCGGGGAAAACCCGTCGCGACGGCGGGCGCCGTCCCGGATGATCGGGCCGTGCGCATCCGGCTGCGGCGACTGTGGATCGACGGGCGCGCCTTCACCTGGCGGGCGGAGATCCGCGAGGTACGGGGCGACACGGACTGCCACCGCTGCATCCGGCTCCGGATCTGGGGCGGCGGGAAGACGGGCCAGGCGCTCCAGGCAGATCTGCTGTCGACCACCTGGGGGACGCGCTGGTC
It includes:
- a CDS encoding ASCH domain-containing protein; amino-acid sequence: MDAELPTFEFAFPGPLRDQLVAAVLDGSKTTTTGLLQDYEIDGEPLPAVGTRSAVIDSDGRPVAVIELVEVRVARLGDVDLDHARDEGEGFETVAAWRAGHERFWHGDDYRGWLGDPGFTVDDDTPAVLERFRLVETL
- a CDS encoding aldo/keto reductase — protein: MQYRTLGRTGVQVSTLALGAMNLGPIGRTTQDEATALVGAALDAGINLIDTADAYGNGISEEMVGRAIAGRRDDVVLATKAALPMGEERNRRGGSRRWLVTALEDSLRRLGVDHVDLYQIHRWDPATSDEETLSALTDLRQAGKIRYFGTSTYPAHRLVEAQWAAREHHLGRYVTEQPSYSILQRGIEAHVLPVTQHYGLGVLVWSPLASGWLSGAIRAGREITTHRSTFMPQRFDPTVPANQARLDAVERLAGVADEAGLTLIQLALGFVTAHPAVTSAIIGPRTPEHLHSQLAAAGTVLDADVLDAIDAIVAPGVDLAPEEKYDTPPALLDPALRRR
- a CDS encoding TetR/AcrR family transcriptional regulator; translated protein: MTDTTGPGRRRADARRNQRSLLDAAAAVFVASGVEAPVRDIAAAAGVGVGTVYRHFPTRADLVVAVYRHQVEACAEAGPVCLAQAPTPYAALTRWIDQFVDLLVTKHGLAAALRADSGQFDALHGYFVDRLVPVCAALLDAAAEAGEIRRDVDAYQLLRGVGNLCIGADSDPRYDARRLVGLLLAGLRYRD
- a CDS encoding alpha/beta hydrolase family protein is translated as METTVGTAGLPAVLDLPAGPVRGGLVVLHGSHAEQHSYFLYAHLARLLPPAGIAVLRYDRRPRIDGHDVPLADQAEDASAAVAELRRHVGSPPVGLWGFSQGAWAAALTAVRHPVDFLVLVGCSAVSPAVQMRHGTAEQLRRNGYGPADLAELAELRRVAEGFQRGDVPRAEAQAAIDAAARRRWFPLAFLPNELPATPGTWTDMDYDPAPVLARLTCPVLLCYGETDAWIPIEDSLAVWRRAARDAELTVARLAGCDHAPTLGEGEDLDSVSPQYERVLLDWLDRRLPPAG
- a CDS encoding GNAT family N-acetyltransferase, with the protein product MTSPAPRTVRVARPEDVAALVDLIESAYRGERSRQGWTHEADLLAGQRTDPAMVTAAVTGPDGVVLVAEQDGDLVACCQLERRDDHVYFGMFAVAPGRQGGGVGRDLLAEAERYAAEQWHAGEMRMTVIVQRDDLIGWYERRGYVRTGELSPFPYGDERFGVPLRADLAFETLRKKLG
- a CDS encoding MmcQ/YjbR family DNA-binding protein, which produces MTGPGDVPPEHLDRLRPVCLGLPETYEEAAWVGVRWRVRGRTFAHVLTVDPGHQAAYARAAATDEPVCVMTFRSPGDEIAGLLAAGPHFFKPDWAADVVGLRLDADTDGTEVAELLTESYCVLAPKKLVALVDRPG
- a CDS encoding WD40/YVTN/BNR-like repeat-containing protein, which codes for MSGVRVLVGTRKGAFILTSDGKRDDWTVDGPHFGGWEIYHLTGSPVEPDRLYASQSGGWFGQLIQRSDDGGRTWTTVGNDFAYSGEVGQHLWYDGTPRPWEFKRIWHLEPSRHDPDTVYAGGEDAALYLSTDGGQKWSELTALRQHPTGPSWQPGAGGMCLHTILLDPADRDRIYVAISAAGAFRSDDAGASWLPINKGLRSGEIPDTDSEVGHCVHRLAQHPSRPDTLFMQKHWDVMRTDDAGANWREVSGDLPTDFGFPIAVHAHEPETVYVVPITSDSLHYPPEGKLRVYRSRTGGEHWEPLTEGLPQSHCYVNVLRDAMAVDTLDPCGVYFGTTGGQVYHSADGGDTWAPIVRDLPGVLSVEVQVLP
- a CDS encoding MoaD/ThiS family protein, coding for MIRVVLPAHLKNLAHVTGEVRVEVAGPPTQREVLDALETAYPMLLGTIRDRHSGKRRPFVRFYACELDLSNESPDDPLPEEVVAGKEPFIVLGAMAGG
- a CDS encoding beta-propeller domain-containing protein, with the translated sequence MAAALALAGCTASPPAADPPPTGRVVPAGGLRLVAFDGCDEALRQLRTAAKAAVGPWGFGPDVRMQFSAERAAVGGAAKDAASASTPDFSGTNVHEAGVDEPDLVKTDGRRIVTVSRGVLSVVDPASRRVTGRLALDRDAERFSGDEGSLLLHGDRALVLLHAGRTVKGPVPDGQTRPGATPQARLVLVDLAGPPRVVGEYRMDGLLVDARQSGGTARVVIRSAPRLDFPYPSGRRTDAQRIAANRAVIDKATLDDWLPRYEIRDSVRTVGTGRVGCDRVNRPAGFSGASMVTVLSFDLGAAALGAGDPVTVVADGDTVYSNGARLYVANDHRWRMWRGGPSGARDTSTEIYQFDTAAGTPRFVAAGSVPGWLINQYALSEWDGHLRVATTTGDTWGRGTSSQSGVYVLRADGATLKRVGAVTGLGKGERIFAVRFVGGTGYVVTFRQTDPLYGVDLRDPAAPRVTGELKINGYSAYLHPAGDGRLIGVGQDATDRGRVTGTQVSLFDVADPARPARIAQHHVPGGWSEAEHDPHAFLYWEPERLVVLPVRQPGVVTDRADGTRRPPSGGVLALRIGDKGFTAAGAVDHPGVLADGGEWAPIRRSLMIDGVLWTVSDAGLKATALSGMTTLGWVPLT